The Desulfovibrio subterraneus genome has a segment encoding these proteins:
- a CDS encoding GNAT family N-acetyltransferase, which yields MSCTTTIRTARDSDLLDLASLLEELFYIEEDFTVDRDRQLRGLDLMLHNPQGRVLVAEADGTVVGMCTGQLLISTSEGGPAVMVEDVVVRRGWRNKGVGAELMTAITQWAQEQGATRLQLLADRNNTPAFAFYNRLGWKHTRLVCMRSMLES from the coding sequence ATGTCCTGCACCACAACCATACGCACAGCCCGCGATTCCGACCTGCTCGATCTTGCCTCCCTGCTCGAAGAACTCTTCTACATCGAAGAGGACTTCACCGTAGACAGGGACAGGCAGCTGAGAGGGCTGGACCTGATGCTGCATAACCCGCAGGGGCGCGTGCTGGTTGCTGAAGCCGACGGGACTGTCGTCGGCATGTGCACGGGGCAGTTGCTCATCTCCACATCGGAAGGCGGCCCCGCTGTCATGGTCGAAGACGTGGTCGTCAGACGCGGCTGGCGCAACAAGGGCGTCGGCGCAGAGCTGATGACAGCCATTACGCAGTGGGCGCAGGAACAGGGTGCCACCCGCCTGCAACTGCTGGCCGACCGTAACAATACACCGGCCTTTGCCTTCTACAACCGCCTCGGCTGGAAGCATACGCGGCTCGTCTGCATGAGATCCATGCTGGAATCGTAA
- the nifH gene encoding nitrogenase iron protein: MRKVAIYGKGGIGKSTTTQNTVAGLAMMGRKVMVVGCDPKADSTRLLLGGLAQKSVLDTLREEGEDVELDDIRKPGFGNTWCVESGGPEPGVGCAGRGIITSINMLENLGAYEESEGLDYAFYDVLGDVVCGGFAMPIRDGKAEEIYIVCSGEMMAMYAANNICKGIMKYAQSGNVRLGGLICNSRNVDNEKEMIQELARRLGTQMIYFVPRDNDVQRAEINRKTVIEWNPEVVQADVYRNLAKAIDENKMFVIPTPLEIDELEALLLEYGLLEAA; the protein is encoded by the coding sequence ATGAGAAAGGTAGCCATTTACGGAAAGGGCGGCATCGGCAAATCCACCACCACACAGAACACTGTGGCCGGTCTGGCAATGATGGGTCGCAAGGTTATGGTTGTAGGCTGTGACCCCAAGGCGGACTCCACCCGCCTGCTGCTCGGCGGTCTCGCCCAGAAGTCCGTGCTCGATACCCTGCGCGAAGAAGGTGAAGACGTTGAACTGGACGATATCCGCAAGCCCGGCTTCGGCAACACGTGGTGCGTGGAATCCGGTGGTCCTGAACCGGGCGTAGGCTGTGCAGGTCGCGGTATCATCACCTCCATCAACATGCTGGAAAACCTTGGCGCGTATGAAGAGTCCGAAGGTCTGGACTACGCCTTCTACGACGTTCTCGGCGACGTTGTGTGCGGTGGCTTCGCAATGCCCATCCGCGACGGCAAGGCAGAGGAAATCTACATCGTCTGTTCCGGTGAAATGATGGCCATGTACGCAGCCAACAACATCTGCAAGGGCATCATGAAGTACGCCCAGTCGGGCAACGTGCGCCTCGGCGGCCTGATCTGCAACTCCCGTAACGTGGATAACGAAAAGGAAATGATTCAGGAACTGGCCCGCAGGCTGGGTACCCAGATGATCTACTTCGTCCCCCGCGACAACGACGTGCAGCGCGCAGAAATCAACCGCAAGACCGTTATCGAGTGGAACCCCGAAGTTGTGCAGGCCGACGTATACCGCAACCTCGCCAAGGCCATCGACGAAAACAAGATGTTCGTCATCCCCACCCCGCTGGAAATCGACGAACTGGAAGCACTCCTGCTCGAATACGGGCTGCTCGAAGCCGCGTAG
- a CDS encoding radical SAM protein, translated as MTASAATHTTPQTVLLPVSARANTCIRFSGADRGKAVLSPEQAVEMLSQMLAQGATIAAVDIAGPGDPLATPEVTLRTLSMVRALLPETPLSVTTNGMGAAALAASLAEAGAGRMNLLVNAVDPLITSGIYAWIRPGTRTLPLPEAARTLVEEQAAAVRACCDAGMKVGIRTTVFPETNDAHVTTIAATMAALGAEDMTLVPYSPDDADAPALPVPAEKLGGAMMDELMDVIRSAAACHLPVFMDNAPATNSSAAFSTAATGTASACSAPQQAQWTAPALPKPAAGKPNVALVSSNGMDVDMHLGQASKVLVYGPREDGLPCLLGVRTAPEAGSGDSRWAQLAEMLHDCFVLLTASAGSKPKDILSRNGLPVLITEGEIGSTVDLLYGGGKKGGKGKKRS; from the coding sequence ATGACCGCAAGCGCCGCCACACACACGACACCGCAAACAGTTCTGCTGCCCGTCTCGGCGCGCGCCAACACCTGCATCCGCTTTTCGGGTGCTGACCGCGGCAAGGCTGTGCTCTCTCCGGAACAGGCCGTTGAAATGCTCTCGCAGATGCTTGCCCAAGGCGCGACCATCGCGGCCGTGGACATTGCAGGCCCCGGCGACCCCCTTGCCACACCGGAGGTAACCCTGCGCACGCTGAGCATGGTCAGAGCCCTGCTGCCGGAAACGCCCCTGTCGGTCACCACCAACGGCATGGGCGCAGCCGCCCTTGCCGCGAGTCTGGCAGAAGCCGGAGCGGGCCGGATGAACCTGCTGGTCAATGCCGTGGACCCGCTCATCACCTCCGGCATTTATGCCTGGATTCGCCCCGGCACCAGAACTCTGCCCCTGCCCGAGGCCGCACGCACGCTGGTAGAAGAACAGGCTGCCGCCGTCAGGGCATGCTGCGATGCGGGCATGAAGGTCGGCATCCGCACCACCGTATTTCCCGAAACCAACGACGCCCATGTAACCACCATTGCGGCAACCATGGCCGCCCTCGGCGCCGAAGACATGACCCTTGTTCCCTATTCGCCGGACGATGCAGACGCACCGGCACTGCCCGTGCCCGCGGAAAAACTCGGCGGAGCAATGATGGACGAACTCATGGATGTCATCCGCTCCGCAGCGGCCTGCCACCTGCCGGTCTTCATGGACAACGCACCGGCGACAAATTCTTCCGCGGCCTTCTCCACGGCTGCGACCGGTACTGCTTCCGCTTGTTCCGCACCGCAGCAGGCACAGTGGACGGCCCCCGCCCTGCCCAAACCGGCAGCGGGCAAGCCCAACGTTGCCCTGGTCAGCTCCAACGGCATGGATGTGGACATGCATCTGGGTCAGGCTTCCAAAGTTCTCGTCTACGGCCCGCGTGAAGACGGCCTGCCCTGCCTGCTGGGAGTCCGCACAGCGCCGGAGGCAGGCAGCGGCGATTCCCGCTGGGCGCAGCTTGCCGAGATGCTGCACGACTGTTTCGTGCTGCTCACAGCCAGCGCAGGGAGCAAACCCAAAGATATTTTGAGCCGCAACGGTCTGCCTGTCCTGATCACGGAAGGCGAAATCGGCTCAACCGTAGACCTGCTCTACGGAGGCGGCAAAAAGGGCGGAAAGGGCAAAAAGCGCTCCTGA
- a CDS encoding P-II family nitrogen regulator produces MKEVIAVVRMNMMNRTKAALNEAGIDAFFAHEAQGRGKGFISASVLEGAESGYEEAAAVLGEKGKLYPKRMLTIVVPDEQVDEVVEVISAANRTGKPGDGKIFVLPMGDAVRVRTGEKGKKSIS; encoded by the coding sequence ATGAAGGAAGTCATCGCTGTCGTTCGCATGAACATGATGAACCGCACCAAGGCAGCCCTGAACGAAGCGGGCATAGACGCCTTCTTCGCGCACGAAGCGCAGGGTCGCGGCAAGGGGTTCATCAGCGCGAGCGTTCTTGAAGGTGCGGAGAGCGGATACGAAGAAGCCGCTGCCGTGCTCGGTGAAAAGGGCAAGCTCTACCCCAAGCGCATGCTGACCATCGTGGTTCCCGATGAGCAGGTGGACGAAGTGGTGGAAGTAATCTCCGCAGCAAACCGTACCGGCAAGCCGGGCGACGGAAAGATATTCGTTCTTCCCATGGGGGATGCAGTGCGCGTCCGTACCGGGGAAAAGGGCAAGAAATCCATATCGTAA
- a CDS encoding LeuA family protein, with product MLIDTTLREGAQLFGAYFKMETREAILSGLLRLGVDEVEVGWVGQEGIDELVRRIRPRAGRTRLSVWSPCRSADIRTASELGVDRINIGIPVSDAHMSKRLGLDRKGLLEKLGRMVLSAGLAGIRYISIGFEDVSRADRDFALDAALLAQSMGASRIRLADSLGVLSPREMGGLVEFFRSQLTIPVAVHCHNDFGMATANAVSALQSGADFADVSVLGIGERSGIAATEELAAYLAVRGGASKYHAEHLRDLCSLVAGAAGVDIPRTKAVAGADIFACESGLHAHALSKSPELFEPYDPSLIGANRKLAVGGKSGKAAVSVALGSARSHYPAGQIEDLVTSVRRMSWELGRPLTQDEFSHLADSARKH from the coding sequence ATGCTGATCGATACGACACTCAGGGAAGGGGCACAGTTGTTCGGGGCCTACTTCAAGATGGAGACAAGGGAGGCAATCCTCTCCGGCCTGCTGCGCCTTGGCGTGGATGAAGTCGAAGTCGGCTGGGTTGGTCAGGAAGGCATTGACGAGCTTGTGCGCCGCATTCGTCCACGGGCAGGCCGGACCAGGCTGAGCGTGTGGAGCCCTTGCCGTTCTGCAGACATCCGCACTGCCTCTGAACTGGGCGTGGACAGGATCAACATAGGCATACCCGTTTCGGATGCCCACATGAGCAAGCGCCTCGGGCTGGACCGCAAGGGGCTGCTGGAAAAGCTGGGGCGTATGGTCCTCAGCGCCGGGCTTGCCGGTATCCGCTATATTTCCATAGGGTTTGAAGATGTCTCGCGGGCGGACAGGGACTTTGCGCTGGATGCGGCCCTGCTTGCCCAGAGCATGGGGGCCTCGCGCATCCGTCTGGCAGATTCGCTCGGCGTGCTTTCCCCGCGTGAGATGGGCGGGCTGGTGGAATTTTTCCGCTCACAGCTGACCATTCCCGTTGCGGTGCATTGCCATAACGACTTCGGCATGGCCACGGCCAACGCCGTGAGCGCACTGCAGAGCGGAGCGGATTTTGCCGATGTGAGCGTGCTCGGCATAGGCGAGCGCTCGGGCATTGCCGCAACGGAGGAGCTGGCTGCCTATCTGGCCGTGCGCGGGGGAGCTTCAAAGTATCACGCAGAGCACCTGCGCGACCTGTGCTCCCTTGTGGCCGGAGCTGCCGGAGTGGACATTCCCCGCACCAAGGCCGTGGCCGGAGCGGATATCTTTGCCTGCGAATCAGGCCTGCATGCCCACGCACTGAGCAAATCGCCCGAACTGTTTGAACCCTACGATCCTTCCCTCATCGGAGCGAACCGCAAGCTCGCCGTGGGCGGCAAGAGTGGCAAGGCGGCCGTCTCTGTTGCGCTCGGCTCTGCCCGTTCGCATTATCCGGCAGGGCAGATCGAAGATCTGGTTACCTCTGTCAGGCGCATGTCGTGGGAACTCGGCAGGCCGCTGACGCAGGATGAATTTTCACACCTCGCGGATTCCGCGCGCAAGCACTAG
- a CDS encoding (2Fe-2S) ferredoxin domain-containing protein — translation MATPERMIICCQSFRAAGDPKGICHKQTDGFLQYIEEEVLDRGLDALVVATTCLKQCESGPILVVQPDNWWFKGVDSEAAIDAILDALEEGEPCAEYLAA, via the coding sequence ATGGCTACACCGGAAAGAATGATCATCTGCTGTCAGAGTTTTCGTGCCGCAGGCGACCCCAAGGGCATCTGCCACAAGCAGACCGATGGTTTTCTGCAGTACATAGAAGAAGAAGTGCTGGACCGCGGGCTTGATGCCCTTGTCGTGGCCACCACCTGTCTCAAGCAGTGTGAATCCGGCCCCATTCTGGTGGTACAGCCCGACAACTGGTGGTTCAAGGGCGTGGATTCCGAAGCCGCCATAGACGCCATTCTGGACGCGCTGGAAGAGGGAGAACCCTGCGCCGAGTATCTGGCAGCATAA
- the nifK gene encoding nitrogenase molybdenum-iron protein subunit beta, whose translation MLLRHTPKDVVERSALMINPAKTCQPIGAMYAALGVHGCLPHSHGSQGCCAYHRSTLTRHYKEPVPAATSSFTEGASVFGGQANLLQAIDNIFTVYEPEVIAVHTTCLSETIGDDLKQIADKAMKEGKIPEGKTVIGAPTPSYVGSHVTGFSNMVKAMAELGERSGKKNGKVNIIPGWVEPADMLEIKRLAAMTGVDTTMFPDTSGILDAPLTGEYTMFPAGGATVADLRGSGDAIGTLALGEWCSADAARLLDTRCKVPCTVLDMPFGLAATDRFINILRTVGGTTVPDSVMHERGQLVDMISDMHQYFYGKRVAIWGDPDQLISMCEFLVSLDMQPVYVVTGTPGSRFEARIKEICAGQPYEVKVRAKGDMFLMHQWIKNEPVDLLIGNTYGKYIARDEDIPFMRWGFPILDRQGHQYFPTVGYKGGLRLLEKMLNLILDRKDRDAPEPSFELVL comes from the coding sequence ATGCTACTCAGACATACTCCCAAAGACGTCGTTGAACGCAGCGCCCTGATGATCAATCCGGCCAAAACCTGCCAGCCCATAGGCGCCATGTATGCGGCGCTCGGCGTGCACGGATGCCTTCCGCACAGCCATGGCTCGCAGGGGTGCTGCGCATATCACCGTTCAACGCTGACCAGGCACTACAAGGAACCCGTTCCCGCCGCCACCAGCTCCTTCACAGAAGGTGCATCGGTTTTCGGCGGGCAGGCCAACCTGCTGCAGGCCATTGATAACATCTTCACGGTGTATGAGCCTGAAGTTATTGCCGTGCATACCACCTGCCTGTCGGAAACCATCGGTGACGACCTCAAACAGATCGCCGACAAGGCCATGAAGGAAGGCAAGATTCCCGAAGGCAAGACTGTTATCGGCGCTCCCACCCCGAGCTACGTCGGCTCCCATGTCACCGGCTTTTCCAACATGGTCAAGGCCATGGCGGAGCTCGGCGAACGTTCGGGCAAGAAAAACGGCAAGGTGAACATCATCCCCGGCTGGGTAGAACCTGCCGACATGCTGGAAATCAAGCGCCTTGCCGCCATGACGGGCGTGGACACCACCATGTTCCCCGACACCTCCGGCATTCTGGATGCACCCCTGACCGGTGAATACACCATGTTCCCCGCCGGCGGTGCAACCGTTGCCGACCTCAGGGGCTCGGGCGATGCCATCGGCACGCTGGCCCTTGGTGAATGGTGTTCCGCAGATGCAGCGCGCCTGCTGGATACCCGCTGCAAGGTGCCCTGCACCGTGCTGGACATGCCCTTCGGCCTTGCCGCGACCGACCGCTTCATCAACATCCTGCGCACCGTGGGCGGAACCACCGTTCCCGACTCCGTCATGCACGAACGCGGCCAGCTCGTGGATATGATCTCCGACATGCACCAGTACTTCTACGGCAAGCGCGTAGCCATCTGGGGCGATCCGGACCAGCTCATCTCCATGTGCGAATTCCTCGTCTCGCTGGACATGCAGCCCGTATACGTTGTTACCGGCACCCCCGGTTCGCGTTTCGAAGCCCGCATCAAGGAGATCTGCGCAGGACAGCCGTATGAAGTGAAGGTACGCGCCAAGGGCGACATGTTCCTGATGCACCAGTGGATCAAGAACGAACCCGTGGACCTGCTCATAGGCAACACCTACGGCAAGTACATTGCCCGCGATGAAGACATCCCCTTCATGCGCTGGGGCTTCCCCATCCTTGACCGGCAGGGACACCAGTACTTCCCGACAGTCGGCTACAAGGGCGGACTCAGGCTTCTGGAGAAGATGCTCAATCTCATTCTGGACCGCAAGGACCGGGATGCTCCCGAGCCGAGCTTCGAGCTCGTCCTGTAG
- a CDS encoding P-II family nitrogen regulator, translating to MMIMVRAIVRPEKADDVLAALMDNGFPAVTKYSVAGRGKQRGIKIGEVTYDEIPKTMLMSVIKAEDKDFVIKTIMEAARSGSKGAFGDGKIFVCEVSDVYTISSGVCDTAKEEAA from the coding sequence ATGATGATCATGGTGAGAGCTATCGTGCGACCCGAAAAAGCTGATGATGTTCTGGCGGCCCTCATGGACAACGGCTTTCCCGCCGTCACCAAGTACTCCGTGGCCGGACGCGGCAAGCAGCGCGGCATCAAGATCGGCGAAGTGACCTATGATGAAATTCCCAAGACCATGCTCATGAGCGTCATCAAGGCCGAGGACAAGGACTTTGTCATCAAGACCATCATGGAAGCCGCCCGCTCGGGCTCCAAGGGTGCCTTCGGCGACGGCAAGATATTCGTGTGCGAAGTGAGCGACGTCTACACCATCAGCTCCGGCGTGTGCGACACGGCCAAGGAGGAGGCTGCGTAA
- the nifD gene encoding nitrogenase molybdenum-iron protein alpha chain, translating to MAKTKKLVQLSPADIKEELLKKYPPKVARKRAKQIMINEALENETPTEIVANVRTIPGIITMRGCTYAGCKGVILGPTRDIVNITHGPIGCGFYSWLTRRNQTEPGPDGENYMPYCFSTDMQDQDIIFGGEKKLEAAIQEAYDLFHPKGIAVFATCPVGLIGDDIHAVARKMKAKFGDCNVFAFSCEGYKGVSQSAGHHIANNQVFTHLVGENDTPKEGKYKINLLGEYNIGGDGFEIDRLLTLCGITNIATFSGNSTYDQFASAQHADLNTVMCHRSINYVADMLEAKYGIPWIKVNFIGAEATAKSLRKIAQYFGDKALMDRVEEVIAEEMPKVKAVAADVRTRTTGKTAMLFVGGSRAHHYSELFAEMGMKTISAGYEFGHRDDYEGRQVIPDIKVDADSRNIEELEVTADEKLYRPRKSADEFKALEEAGYKFKHYDGMNADMDKGTLVIDDLNQYEADKLVEIMKPDIFCAGIKEKFSIQKLGIPMKQLHSYDSGGPYAGFKGAINFYKEIDRLVGSKVWSYMKAPWQTNPELAATFVWE from the coding sequence ATGGCAAAGACGAAAAAGCTGGTGCAGCTGAGCCCCGCAGACATCAAGGAAGAGCTTCTGAAGAAGTATCCTCCCAAGGTGGCCCGCAAGCGCGCCAAGCAGATCATGATCAATGAGGCTCTGGAAAATGAAACGCCGACGGAAATAGTGGCCAACGTGCGCACCATTCCCGGTATCATCACCATGCGCGGCTGTACCTATGCAGGCTGCAAGGGCGTTATTCTGGGACCCACCCGCGACATCGTGAACATAACCCACGGCCCCATCGGCTGCGGTTTCTATTCGTGGCTCACCCGCCGCAACCAGACCGAACCCGGTCCTGACGGCGAAAACTACATGCCCTACTGCTTCTCTACCGACATGCAGGATCAGGACATCATCTTCGGCGGTGAAAAGAAGCTGGAAGCTGCCATTCAGGAAGCCTACGACCTCTTCCACCCCAAGGGCATCGCAGTATTCGCCACCTGTCCCGTGGGTCTTATCGGCGACGACATCCACGCCGTGGCCCGCAAGATGAAGGCCAAGTTCGGCGACTGCAACGTTTTCGCCTTCTCCTGCGAAGGCTACAAGGGCGTCTCGCAGTCTGCCGGTCACCATATCGCCAACAACCAGGTGTTTACCCACCTTGTGGGCGAGAACGATACGCCCAAGGAAGGCAAGTACAAGATCAACCTGCTGGGCGAATACAACATCGGTGGCGACGGTTTCGAAATAGACCGCCTGCTGACCCTGTGCGGCATCACGAACATTGCCACCTTCTCCGGCAACTCCACCTACGACCAGTTCGCCTCGGCCCAGCATGCCGACCTGAACACGGTCATGTGTCACCGTTCCATCAACTACGTGGCCGACATGCTTGAGGCCAAGTACGGCATTCCGTGGATCAAGGTGAACTTCATCGGTGCGGAAGCCACGGCCAAGTCCCTGCGCAAGATCGCCCAGTATTTCGGCGACAAGGCGCTCATGGACCGCGTGGAAGAGGTGATTGCCGAAGAAATGCCCAAGGTCAAAGCCGTTGCAGCCGATGTGCGCACCCGCACCACAGGCAAGACCGCCATGCTCTTCGTGGGTGGTTCCCGCGCCCACCATTACAGCGAGCTGTTCGCTGAAATGGGCATGAAGACCATCTCCGCCGGGTACGAATTCGGCCACCGCGACGACTACGAAGGCCGTCAGGTCATTCCGGACATCAAGGTGGATGCCGACTCCCGTAACATCGAAGAACTGGAAGTAACGGCTGACGAAAAGCTCTATCGCCCCCGCAAGTCTGCCGACGAGTTCAAGGCGCTGGAAGAAGCCGGTTACAAATTCAAGCATTACGACGGCATGAACGCCGACATGGACAAGGGCACCCTCGTTATCGACGACCTCAACCAGTACGAAGCCGACAAGCTGGTGGAAATCATGAAGCCGGACATTTTCTGCGCCGGCATCAAGGAAAAATTCTCCATCCAGAAGCTTGGTATCCCCATGAAGCAGCTGCACAGCTACGACTCCGGCGGCCCCTATGCCGGATTCAAGGGTGCGATCAACTTCTACAAGGAAATTGACCGCCTCGTGGGCAGCAAGGTGTGGAGCTACATGAAGGCTCCGTGGCAGACCAACCCGGAACTCGCGGCAACCTTCGTCTGGGAATAG
- a CDS encoding nitrogenase component 1 has protein sequence MSKPNYISTTNACKLCTPLGAAMAFRGVEGAIPFLHGSQGCATYMRRYVISHFREPVDIASSALGEKQAVYGGAPNLKKGMLNVMKKYEPKLIGVATTCLTETIGDDVPRILKEFHDEFGDLPLPEIVEVSTPSYNGTHTDGWHGAVRSLVAQLCTQPCTPDGSVNILPNMVSCEDIRHLKDICSDFGIQATILPDISETLDAPSLEDYVRIPSGGTTVEAIRGMSGAAATVEFGRCLPQETGGTVLEKQFGVPVKRIGLPIGLRESDKFFSTLEDVTGKPMPMRYGLERGRLVDAYVDGHKYVFGKRAIVYGEEDLVAGLCAFLAEIGVKVVLAGTGSRNKGLAKAISEVTSGLSREMPNVAEMPIVREGVDFHDIAEEGESLKPDLLIGHSKGYQYAKAWNIPLIRVGFPIHDRFGGQRILHLGYKGALNLFDNIVNTVLTKKQSDSQIGYGYL, from the coding sequence ATGAGTAAGCCCAACTATATTTCCACCACCAACGCATGCAAGCTGTGCACCCCGCTTGGCGCGGCCATGGCCTTTCGCGGCGTGGAAGGAGCCATTCCCTTTCTGCACGGCTCGCAGGGCTGCGCAACCTACATGCGCCGCTATGTAATCAGCCATTTCCGCGAACCTGTGGATATCGCCTCTTCCGCACTGGGTGAAAAGCAGGCCGTATACGGCGGTGCGCCCAACCTGAAAAAGGGCATGCTCAACGTCATGAAGAAATACGAGCCAAAGCTCATAGGCGTGGCAACAACCTGCCTCACCGAGACCATTGGCGACGACGTGCCCCGCATTCTCAAGGAATTCCATGACGAGTTCGGCGACCTGCCCCTGCCGGAAATAGTGGAGGTATCCACCCCCAGCTATAACGGCACCCATACCGACGGCTGGCACGGCGCAGTGCGTTCCCTCGTGGCGCAGCTCTGCACGCAGCCCTGCACGCCCGACGGCAGTGTGAACATTCTGCCGAACATGGTCTCCTGCGAGGACATCCGCCACCTGAAGGACATCTGCAGCGACTTCGGCATACAGGCAACCATACTGCCCGATATTTCCGAAACGCTGGATGCCCCCTCGCTGGAAGATTACGTGCGCATTCCTTCGGGCGGCACCACGGTTGAAGCCATCCGCGGCATGTCCGGCGCTGCCGCAACGGTGGAATTCGGCCGCTGTCTGCCGCAGGAAACCGGCGGCACCGTGCTGGAAAAGCAGTTCGGTGTTCCGGTAAAGCGCATCGGCCTGCCCATCGGCCTGCGGGAATCCGACAAGTTCTTCAGCACGCTGGAAGACGTGACCGGCAAGCCCATGCCCATGCGCTACGGGCTGGAACGCGGCCGCCTTGTGGATGCCTATGTGGACGGTCACAAGTACGTGTTCGGCAAGCGGGCCATCGTGTACGGCGAAGAAGATCTGGTAGCCGGGCTGTGCGCCTTTCTTGCCGAAATCGGCGTCAAGGTCGTGCTTGCCGGAACAGGCTCACGCAACAAAGGGCTGGCAAAGGCCATAAGCGAAGTGACCAGCGGCCTTTCACGCGAGATGCCCAATGTGGCGGAAATGCCCATAGTTCGCGAGGGTGTGGACTTTCACGACATCGCGGAAGAAGGCGAGAGCCTCAAGCCGGACCTGCTTATCGGCCACTCCAAGGGCTACCAGTATGCAAAAGCATGGAACATTCCGCTCATCCGTGTCGGGTTTCCCATCCACGACCGCTTCGGCGGCCAGCGCATACTGCACCTCGGCTACAAGGGCGCCCTCAATCTTTTTGACAATATTGTGAACACGGTTCTCACGAAGAAACAATCCGACAGCCAGATCGGTTACGGCTATCTGTAA
- the nifE gene encoding nitrogenase iron-molybdenum cofactor biosynthesis protein NifE, whose amino-acid sequence MSTAILDERKSQIHRIGEGELDIACNRESLAGAVSQRACVFCGSRVVLYPIADALHLVHGPIGCAVYTWDIRGALSSGPELHRLSFSTDIQEMDVIFGGERKLEAALDELIDRHAPKAAFVYSTCIVGIIGDDLEAVCRKMTERKGIPVLPVMSEGFKGNKREGYLAACNAMFKLIGTGDTDGISPVSVNILGDFNLAGEIWIIREYFRRMGVEVVANVTGDGRVDDIRRCHGAALNLVQCSGATLALAKMMQEEYGTPFLRVSYLGIEDMADSLYQVADFFKDKSPGIVERTQELVRSELETLMPELARYRKDLEGKRVAMYVGGSFKAFSLLKAFRHLGMKVVMVGSQTGTKEDYEELAQIADPGTIIVDDANPLELSQFIKEKDVDLFVGGVKERPIAYKLGVGFCDHNHERKEALEGFVGMLNFAREVHSSVMSPVWNFVPRRANHAPGTTEARKGGSHE is encoded by the coding sequence ATGAGTACTGCCATTCTGGACGAAAGAAAAAGCCAGATACACAGGATCGGCGAAGGCGAACTGGACATCGCCTGCAACCGTGAATCCCTTGCCGGCGCAGTGAGCCAGCGGGCCTGTGTGTTCTGTGGCTCCCGTGTGGTGCTCTACCCCATAGCGGACGCACTGCATCTGGTGCACGGCCCCATAGGCTGCGCCGTGTACACATGGGACATTCGCGGGGCGCTGAGCAGCGGCCCCGAACTGCACAGGCTCTCCTTCTCCACCGATATTCAGGAGATGGACGTAATTTTCGGCGGCGAACGCAAGCTCGAAGCCGCACTGGATGAACTGATAGACCGCCACGCTCCCAAGGCCGCGTTCGTCTATTCCACCTGCATCGTCGGCATCATCGGCGACGACCTTGAAGCCGTGTGCCGCAAGATGACCGAACGCAAGGGCATACCCGTTCTGCCGGTCATGTCCGAAGGCTTCAAGGGCAACAAGCGCGAGGGTTACCTTGCCGCGTGCAACGCCATGTTCAAGCTCATCGGCACCGGCGATACGGACGGCATAAGCCCCGTTTCCGTCAACATCCTCGGCGACTTCAACCTCGCCGGCGAGATATGGATCATCCGCGAATACTTCAGGCGCATGGGCGTGGAAGTGGTGGCCAATGTTACCGGCGACGGACGTGTGGACGATATCCGCCGCTGCCACGGGGCCGCGCTCAACCTTGTGCAGTGTTCGGGCGCCACCCTCGCTCTGGCCAAGATGATGCAGGAAGAATACGGCACGCCGTTCCTGCGCGTTTCCTACCTCGGCATAGAGGACATGGCGGATTCGCTCTATCAGGTGGCCGACTTCTTCAAGGACAAGTCTCCCGGCATTGTGGAACGCACCCAGGAACTGGTGCGCAGCGAACTGGAAACACTCATGCCCGAACTGGCCCGCTACCGCAAAGACCTCGAAGGCAAGCGGGTGGCCATGTATGTGGGCGGCTCGTTCAAGGCATTCTCGCTGCTCAAGGCCTTCCGGCATCTGGGCATGAAGGTGGTCATGGTCGGCTCGCAGACCGGCACCAAGGAAGACTACGAGGAACTCGCCCAGATAGCGGACCCCGGCACCATCATCGTGGACGATGCCAACCCGCTGGAACTTTCGCAGTTCATCAAGGAAAAAGACGTGGACCTCTTCGTGGGCGGCGTCAAGGAACGCCCCATCGCCTACAAGCTGGGCGTGGGCTTCTGCGACCACAACCACGAACGCAAGGAAGCGCTCGAAGGTTTTGTGGGCATGCTCAACTTTGCCCGCGAGGTGCATTCCTCCGTCATGAGCCCCGTCTGGAACTTTGTCCCCCGCCGCGCAAACCATGCTCCCGGAACAACGGAAGCCCGCAAGGGAGGGTCCCATGAGTAA